A genomic window from Streptomyces sp. NBC_01429 includes:
- a CDS encoding MerR family transcriptional regulator, whose protein sequence is MRSSGDGTAAGGPYPLHNSAPDPGAEAVGYRGPTACAAAGITYRQLDYWARTGLVEPSVRPAYGSGTQRLYSFRDVVVLKIVKRFLDTGVALQNIRAAVQHLRARGFQDLDRMTLMSDGATVHECSSPDEVVSLLQGGQGVFGIAVGVVWRDVEAALSQLHGERIDTGETLIGNNPADELARRRRDRAV, encoded by the coding sequence GTGAGAAGCAGCGGCGACGGTACGGCGGCGGGCGGTCCGTATCCGCTTCACAACAGCGCGCCCGACCCCGGTGCGGAGGCGGTCGGATACCGGGGTCCGACCGCGTGCGCGGCGGCGGGCATCACGTACCGCCAGTTGGACTACTGGGCGCGTACGGGGCTGGTCGAGCCCAGTGTGCGCCCGGCGTACGGATCGGGCACCCAGCGGCTCTACAGCTTCCGCGACGTGGTCGTCCTCAAGATCGTGAAGCGGTTCCTGGACACCGGGGTGGCGTTGCAGAACATCCGCGCCGCCGTCCAGCACCTGCGGGCCAGGGGCTTCCAGGACCTGGACCGGATGACGCTCATGAGCGACGGCGCCACGGTCCACGAGTGCTCCTCGCCCGATGAGGTCGTGAGCCTGCTCCAGGGCGGTCAGGGCGTCTTCGGGATCGCGGTCGGCGTGGTGTGGCGGGACGTCGAGGCCGCGCTGTCACAGCTGCACGGGGAGCGGATCGACACCGGCGAGACGCTGATCGGGAACAATCCGGCCGACGAGCTGGCGCGCAGGCGCCGCGACCGGGCGGTCTGA
- a CDS encoding PRC-barrel domain-containing protein, translating into METDIDPRSLIGRKAFDRDGNKLGTVDEVYLDDATGVPEWAAVRTGLFSRDAFVPLGPSTLSDNGLRVPFERALIKDAPDFGVGRHLSPEQELQLYHHYGLALPEPNPPERPASLSDRDSERDFGRLAGQED; encoded by the coding sequence GTGGAGACCGATATCGATCCGCGCAGCCTGATAGGGCGCAAGGCATTCGACCGGGACGGCAACAAGCTCGGCACGGTCGACGAGGTGTATCTGGACGACGCGACCGGCGTGCCGGAGTGGGCGGCCGTGCGCACCGGTCTGTTCAGCCGGGACGCGTTCGTCCCGCTCGGCCCCAGCACCCTGTCCGACAACGGGCTGCGGGTCCCGTTCGAGCGCGCCCTGATCAAGGACGCGCCCGACTTCGGCGTGGGCCGTCATCTCTCCCCCGAACAGGAACTCCAGCTCTACCACCACTACGGCCTCGCTCTCCCCGAACCGAATCCGCCGGAGCGGCCCGCGTCCCTCTCCGACCGGGACTCCGAGCGCGACTTCGGGCGGCTCGCCGGACAGGAGGACTGA
- the gcvP gene encoding aminomethyl-transferring glycine dehydrogenase, with product MNAHRIPLSQLERGIPFEQRHIGPDAGAQAKMLAQVGYGSLDELTDAAVPDVIRSAEALRLPEARTEAEVLAELRGLAERNQVLAPMIGLGYYGTFTPPVILRNVMENPAWYTAYTPYQPEISQGRLEALLNFQTMVAELTGLPTSGASLLDESTAAAEAMALSRRVGKVKGGVFLVDADALPQTIAVIETRAEPTGVEVVVADLSEGISDEIAERGVFGVLLQYPGASGAVRDIRAVVERAHALGAVVTVAADLLALTLLTSPGELGADIAVGTTQRFGVPMGFGGPHAGFMAVREKFARSLPGRLVGVSVDADGNKAYRLALQTREQHIRREKATSNICTAQVLLAVMAGMYAVYHGPEGLRSIAQRTHRYAALLAAGLRAGGVRIAHGEYFDTLTAVVPGRAAEVVTAAREGGVNLRQVDADRVLVACDETTGRAQLGAVWTAFGVDADIEALDGGTDDALPGTLLRGDDYLTHPVFHQYRSETAMLRYLRRLADRDYALDRGMIPLGSCTMKLNATTEMEPVTWPEFGALHPFAPAEQAQGYLTLIRELEERLAEVTGYDAVSLQPNAGSQGELAGLLAVRAYHRANGDTGRTVCLIPSSAHGTNAASAVMAGMKVVVVKTREDGDVDVEDLRAKIERYGPELAVLMVTYPSTHGVFEEHIGDICAAVHDAGGQVYVDGANLNALVGLAKPGKFGSDVSHLNLHKTFCIPHGGGGPGVGPVGVRAHLAPYLPNHPLQPAAGPATGVGPISAAPWGSAGILPISWAYVRLMGGEGLKRATQVAVLAANYIAKRLEPHYPVLYTGPNGLVAHECIVDLRPLSKATGVSVDDIAKRLIDYGFHAPTMSFPVAGTLMIEPTESEDLNEIDRFCEAMIAIRTEIERVASGEWPADDNPLSNAPHTAAALGGDWDHAYSRSEAVFPAGVSAADKYWPPVRRIDGAFGDRNLVCSCPPLEEYDH from the coding sequence ATGAACGCCCACCGCATTCCGCTCTCCCAGCTGGAGCGAGGCATCCCCTTCGAGCAGCGCCACATAGGTCCCGACGCGGGCGCCCAGGCGAAGATGCTGGCGCAGGTCGGCTACGGCTCGCTCGACGAGCTGACCGACGCGGCCGTGCCCGACGTGATCAGGAGCGCCGAGGCGCTGCGGCTGCCGGAGGCCCGCACGGAGGCCGAGGTGCTGGCCGAGCTGCGCGGCCTCGCCGAGCGCAACCAGGTGCTCGCCCCGATGATCGGCCTCGGCTACTACGGCACGTTCACGCCGCCGGTGATCCTCCGCAATGTCATGGAGAACCCCGCCTGGTACACCGCGTACACGCCGTACCAGCCGGAGATCTCGCAGGGCCGGCTCGAAGCCCTGCTCAACTTCCAGACCATGGTGGCCGAGCTGACCGGGCTGCCCACCTCCGGCGCCTCGCTGCTGGACGAGTCCACGGCAGCGGCGGAGGCCATGGCGCTCTCCCGGCGCGTCGGGAAGGTCAAGGGCGGCGTCTTCCTGGTGGACGCCGACGCGCTGCCGCAGACCATCGCCGTGATCGAGACCCGCGCCGAGCCGACCGGGGTGGAGGTCGTCGTCGCGGATCTGAGCGAGGGCATCTCCGACGAGATCGCGGAGCGCGGTGTCTTCGGCGTGCTCCTCCAGTACCCGGGCGCCTCCGGGGCCGTCCGGGACATCCGCGCCGTCGTCGAGCGGGCGCACGCGCTCGGCGCGGTCGTCACCGTCGCCGCCGACCTGCTCGCGCTGACGCTGCTGACGTCCCCCGGTGAGCTGGGCGCGGACATCGCGGTCGGCACCACCCAGCGCTTCGGGGTGCCGATGGGCTTCGGCGGACCGCACGCCGGGTTCATGGCCGTACGGGAGAAGTTCGCGCGCAGCCTGCCGGGCCGGCTCGTCGGGGTCTCCGTGGACGCCGACGGCAACAAGGCCTACCGGCTGGCGCTCCAGACCCGCGAGCAGCACATCCGCCGCGAGAAGGCCACCAGCAATATCTGCACCGCGCAGGTGCTGCTCGCCGTCATGGCCGGAATGTACGCGGTCTACCACGGCCCCGAGGGGCTGCGCTCCATCGCGCAGCGCACCCACCGCTACGCGGCGCTGCTGGCCGCGGGCCTGCGCGCGGGCGGGGTCCGCATCGCGCACGGGGAGTACTTCGACACGCTGACCGCCGTCGTGCCCGGCCGGGCCGCCGAGGTGGTGACCGCGGCCCGGGAGGGCGGGGTCAACCTCCGCCAGGTCGACGCCGACCGCGTTCTGGTGGCCTGCGACGAGACCACGGGCCGCGCCCAGCTCGGCGCCGTCTGGACCGCCTTCGGCGTCGACGCCGACATCGAGGCGCTGGACGGCGGCACGGACGACGCCCTGCCGGGGACGCTGCTGCGCGGCGACGACTACCTGACGCACCCCGTCTTCCACCAGTACCGCTCGGAGACGGCGATGCTGCGCTATCTGCGCCGGCTCGCCGACCGCGACTACGCGCTGGACCGCGGGATGATCCCGCTCGGCTCCTGCACGATGAAGCTGAACGCGACGACCGAGATGGAGCCGGTGACCTGGCCCGAGTTCGGCGCGCTGCACCCCTTCGCCCCGGCCGAGCAGGCGCAGGGCTATCTGACGCTCATCCGGGAGCTGGAGGAGCGTCTCGCCGAGGTCACCGGCTACGACGCGGTCTCCCTCCAGCCCAACGCGGGTTCGCAGGGCGAGCTGGCCGGTCTGCTGGCCGTGCGCGCGTACCACCGGGCCAACGGCGACACCGGGCGTACGGTCTGCCTCATCCCGTCCTCCGCGCACGGGACGAACGCGGCGAGCGCGGTGATGGCCGGTATGAAGGTCGTCGTCGTCAAGACCCGCGAGGACGGCGACGTCGACGTCGAGGACCTGCGCGCCAAGATCGAGCGGTACGGCCCCGAGCTGGCCGTCCTGATGGTCACCTACCCGTCCACGCACGGGGTGTTCGAGGAGCACATCGGCGACATCTGCGCGGCCGTGCACGACGCGGGCGGCCAGGTGTACGTGGACGGGGCGAACCTGAACGCGCTGGTGGGGCTGGCCAAGCCGGGGAAGTTCGGCTCGGACGTGTCGCATCTGAACCTGCACAAGACGTTCTGCATCCCGCACGGCGGCGGCGGCCCCGGCGTCGGTCCGGTCGGCGTACGGGCCCACCTCGCCCCGTACCTGCCCAACCACCCGCTCCAGCCGGCGGCCGGCCCCGCGACGGGCGTGGGGCCGATCTCGGCGGCGCCGTGGGGCTCGGCGGGCATCCTGCCGATCTCCTGGGCGTACGTACGGCTGATGGGCGGCGAGGGCCTCAAGCGCGCGACGCAGGTCGCCGTGCTCGCCGCCAACTACATCGCCAAGCGCCTGGAGCCGCACTACCCCGTGCTCTACACGGGGCCGAACGGGCTGGTCGCCCACGAGTGCATCGTGGATCTGCGGCCGCTGTCCAAGGCCACCGGCGTCAGCGTCGACGACATCGCCAAGCGGCTGATCGACTACGGGTTCCACGCGCCGACGATGTCGTTCCCGGTGGCGGGCACGCTGATGATCGAGCCCACGGAGAGCGAGGACCTCAACGAGATCGACCGCTTCTGCGAGGCGATGATCGCGATTCGTACGGAGATCGAGAGGGTCGCCTCGGGTGAGTGGCCCGCCGACGACAACCCGCTGAGCAACGCCCCGCACACGGCGGCGGCACTGGGCGGCGATTGGGACCACGCGTACAGCCGGAGCGAGGCCGTCTTCCCGGCCGGGGTCAGCGCCGCGGACAAGTACTGGCCGCCGGTCCGCCGGATCGACGGCGCCTTCGGCGACCGCAACCTGGTCTGCTCCTGCCCGCCCCTGGAGGAGTACGACCACTGA
- a CDS encoding DNA polymerase IV, giving the protein MRPAPTILHLDMDAFFAAAEQAAKPSLRGKPVVVGGLGPRGVVSTASYEARRFGVHSAMPMAQARRLAPNAAYLVPRFALYREVSERVMALLGALSPLVEPLSLDEAFVDLEAGGSAHDTASALAAGERLRRDIRAATGLAGSVGLAGSKMLAKIGSEQAKPDGLVLIEPGTERALLGPMSVRILPGVGPATGEHLRRAGMTTVAHLAEAGEDELVRLLGKAHGASLSRMARGYDDRPVVSERETKSVSVEDTFDIDLHDRVRVRAEVDRLAERCVGRLRAAGHSGRTVVLKVRRYDFSTLTRSETLRGPTDDPGVVREAAGRLLEAVDTTGGVRLLGVGVTGLADYTQEDLFAQAAADRDRADRATRADGAPDGAPDDGGSGTAVAAPGDDGVPRPASEAASGPREGAAEGAAELAERRFPAGHDVRHAAFGPGWVQGSGLRRVTVRFEVPGSAPGWVRTFWIDDPELVLSEPLPLVPEGTPAPDGPPGREGPAAAGGGPGQSSCPASRPKSRSESRSERDAGRSGGFGSGRARP; this is encoded by the coding sequence GTGAGACCCGCGCCGACGATCCTGCATCTGGACATGGATGCCTTCTTCGCCGCCGCCGAGCAGGCGGCGAAGCCGAGTCTGCGCGGAAAACCGGTGGTGGTGGGCGGTCTCGGCCCGCGCGGGGTGGTCTCGACCGCGTCGTACGAGGCGAGACGGTTCGGGGTGCACTCGGCGATGCCGATGGCCCAGGCCAGACGCCTCGCGCCGAACGCCGCGTATCTCGTGCCGCGCTTCGCGCTCTACCGCGAGGTCAGCGAGCGGGTCATGGCGCTGCTGGGGGCGCTCTCGCCGCTGGTGGAGCCGCTGAGCCTGGACGAGGCTTTCGTGGACCTGGAGGCGGGCGGGTCGGCCCACGACACCGCCTCGGCGCTGGCGGCCGGTGAGCGGCTGCGCAGGGACATCAGGGCGGCCACCGGGCTCGCGGGCTCGGTCGGGCTCGCCGGTTCCAAGATGCTGGCGAAGATCGGCTCGGAGCAGGCCAAGCCCGACGGTCTGGTCCTCATAGAGCCGGGCACGGAGCGCGCGCTGCTGGGTCCCATGTCCGTACGGATCCTGCCGGGGGTGGGCCCCGCGACCGGGGAACATCTGCGCCGGGCCGGGATGACGACCGTCGCCCATCTGGCGGAGGCGGGCGAGGACGAACTCGTACGGCTGCTGGGCAAGGCCCACGGCGCCTCGCTCTCCCGGATGGCCCGGGGGTACGACGACCGGCCCGTGGTCTCCGAGCGCGAGACCAAGTCGGTGTCGGTGGAGGACACCTTCGACATCGACCTGCACGACCGGGTACGGGTGCGCGCCGAGGTCGACCGGCTCGCCGAGCGGTGTGTGGGGCGGCTGCGGGCGGCCGGGCACTCGGGCCGCACCGTCGTGCTGAAGGTCCGGCGCTACGACTTCTCCACGCTGACCCGTTCGGAGACGCTGCGCGGGCCCACGGACGATCCCGGGGTGGTGCGCGAGGCCGCCGGGCGGCTGCTGGAGGCGGTGGACACCACGGGCGGGGTGCGGCTGCTGGGGGTGGGCGTGACGGGGCTCGCCGACTACACGCAGGAGGACCTGTTCGCCCAGGCGGCGGCCGACCGGGACCGGGCGGACCGGGCGACCCGCGCGGACGGCGCTCCGGACGGGGCTCCGGACGACGGCGGCTCCGGGACGGCGGTGGCGGCCCCCGGGGACGACGGCGTGCCGCGGCCGGCGTCCGAGGCCGCGAGCGGGCCGCGGGAGGGGGCGGCGGAGGGGGCGGCGGAGCTTGCCGAGCGGCGCTTCCCGGCCGGACACGATGTGCGCCATGCCGCGTTCGGGCCCGGCTGGGTGCAGGGCAGCGGGCTGCGGAGAGTGACCGTACGGTTCGAGGTGCCGGGGTCAGCGCCCGGCTGGGTGCGGACGTTCTGGATCGACGACCCCGAGCTGGTGCTCTCCGAGCCGCTGCCGCTCGTGCCGGAGGGGACCCCGGCGCCGGACGGGCCGCCGGGGCGGGAGGGCCCTGCGGCGGCGGGCGGCGGTCCGGGTCAGTCCTCCTGTCCGGCGAGCCGCCCGAAGTCGCGCTCGGAGTCCCGGTCGGAGAGGGACGCGGGCCGCTCCGGCGGATTCGGTTCGGGGAGAGCGAGGCCGTAG